One Rosa chinensis cultivar Old Blush chromosome 3, RchiOBHm-V2, whole genome shotgun sequence DNA window includes the following coding sequences:
- the LOC121052309 gene encoding uncharacterized protein LOC121052309 has product MDYNLPEGGIEAFHSLYERLSSYLVEKEAYDRVATLEVIHEEISDQEQDAEVNIQLAPAALDDTPPKVRDPTEKVNLGTTDEPMEVVISPYLEPSKIQPFSPLLRLQGQAEFVWEPKHQEAFDRIKAYLASPPVLVPPRTGFPLKLYISAAEASIGSLLAQDDEEGVEHAIFCLSRTLTDCETRGRIGKWVLALSEFSLQYVPQKAVKGQAIADFLAHHPTLDIPTVRELEIATITTTRPDLARIPEYAIWYQAIVSLQPWVLFFEGSRTETLAGAGIVLENPAGDRFSYSFQLEFKCTNNQAEYEALIIGLEVLLELGVRDVQVRGDSLVVINQLQEKYRCASYLLVPYLNRAIELLDQFDDVGLEYIPRERNFAANELAQLATGITLKYGVRERILKVERRTLPSWLVRSDPPDDPVVAVLEPIDVDWRIPLINYLTQPDLTADKRTRFLALNYFLKDDELRRRGEDGIDFRCVYGHEAKRLMRQAHTGVLQRPSSGTQDAMAHQKTWWVKAEPLKEASGATIRQFIFRNIICRFGIPEVLISDWGAAFMGGPVEQLVNDFGIQFIHSTPYYAQSNGQAEASNKIIITLLKKMLVENPRQWHDTLYETLWAYRTSKRNPIATTPYALMFGHDIVLPLEINVHSLRVQDQHHLISEDYVQAMWQEHEDLSEQCLTALDNLVMEKQRIARTYDKRTRGRSYKEEDLVWKAVLPFGEKLTGCGKWTLRWEGPFVVHRILERGAFHLKDLDGELHRNPINGRFLKKYYPSVWEFEDPPAQPSSQTGGQS; this is encoded by the exons atggattacaacCTTCCAGAGggagggatagaggccttccactcactGTACGAAAGACTATCATCGTACTTAGTGGAAAAGGAGGCCTATGATCGGGTTGCGACCTTAGAGGTCATTCATGAAGAAATCTCTGACCAGGAACAAGATGCTGAGGTCAATATTCAGCTCGCTCCAGcagcgctggacgatacacctcccAAAGTCAGAGATCCTACCGAGAAAGTCAATCTCGGAACAacagatgagcctatggaagtggtCATCAGcccttacttagagccta GcaaaatccagcccttctctcCATTGCTGAGACTGCAAGGTCAGGCTGAGTTTgtatgggagcctaaacatcaagaggcttttgatAGGATCAAGGCCTACCTCGCGAGTCCGCCAGTGCTTGTTCCTCCGAGGACTGGATTCCCATTGAAGTTATATATCTCGGCAGcagaggcttccattggcagcctgctcGCCCAGGATGATGAGGAAGGTGTTGAGCACGCTATTTTCTGCCTCAGTAGGACACTTACAGACTGTGAAACCAG aggccgcattggcaaatgggtattggcCCTATCCGAGTTCTCGCTACAATACGTTCCCCAGAAAGCAGTAAAAGgacaggccatcgcagactttctggcacatcaccctaCCTTGGATATCCCAACGGTGAGAGAATTAGAGATAGCGACCATAACTACCACCCGACCAGATTTGGCTCGCATTCCAGAGTACGCCATATGGTATCAAGCCATAGTCTCCTTGCAGCCTTGGGTATTGTTTTTTGAAGGTTCACGAACTGAAACATTAGCAGGGGCAGGAATTGTTCTGGAAAACCCAGCgggcgatcgtttctcttactctttccaacTGGAGTTTAAGTGTACAAACAACCAAGCTGAGTAcgaggcccttattattggcctagaagTCTTACTGGAACTGGGGGTAAGAGATGTTCAGGTCCGCGGCGATTCCTTAGTTgtgataaatcagcttcaaGAAAAATACAGATGTGCAAGCTACTTGCTCGTCCCTTATTTGAATCGCGCCATTGAGTTGCTGGATCAGTTTGATGACGTAGGTTTGGAGTACATCCCTCGCGAGCGCAACTTCGCGGCCAATGAGCTCGCTCAGTTGGCTACAGGCATTACATTGAAATATGGGGTTCGTGAACGCATTCTGAAAGTCGAGCGCCGCACGCTACCTTCATGGCTCGTACGGTCTGACCCTCCTGATGATCCAGTCGTCGCTGTCCTCGAGCCTATTGACGTTGATTGGCGCATTCCATTGATCAATTACCTCACACAGCCAGACCTGACGGCTGACAAGAGGACTCGTTTTCTtgccttaaattacttcctcaagGACGATGAGCTACGTCGACGTGGGGAGGATGGCATAGATTTTCGCTGTGTGTATGGCCACGAAGCAAAACGCCTAATGCGCCAAGCACATACAGGGGTTTTGCAGCGCCCATCAAGCGGGACCCAAGATGCGATGGCTCATCAgaagacatgg TGGGTTAAAGCTGAACCTTTGAAGGAGGCATCTGGTGCCACCATCCGCCAGTTCATCTTTCGTAACATTATTTGCAGGTTTGGCATCCCCGAGGTACTCATTTCAGACTGGGGGGCAGCATTCATGGGAGGTCCTGTCGAGCAACTTGTCAACGATTTCGGCATCCAGTTCATCCACagcactccatattatgctcagtccaacGGTCAAGCGGAAGCTAGCAATaagattattattaccctgTTAAAGAAGATGCTGGTAGAAAACCCTCGACAGTGGCACGACACTTTATATGAGACACTCTGGGCTTACCGCACCTCCAAGAGGAATCCCATTGCTACCACACCCTATGCACTAATGTTTGGTCATGACATAGTTTTACCTTTGGAAATCAACGTTCATTCCTTACGTGTGCAAGATCAGCACCACTTGATcagtgaagattatgtccaggcgaTGTGGCAAGAACATGAAGACTTAAGCGAGCAGTGCTTAACGGCTTTGGATAATTTAGTAATGGAAAAGCAGCGTATCGCCCGCACCTACGATAAGCGGACACGTGGTCGCAGTTATAAAGAAGAAGACCTTGTTTGGAAAGCTGTTTTGCCCTTTGGCGAGAAATTGACTGGTTGCGGTAAATGGACTCTGCGATGGGAAGGCCCTTTTGTTGTTCACCGCATTTTGGAACGTGgtgcttttcacctcaaagatttGGATGGGGAACTTCATCGCAACCCCATCAACGGGCgattcctgaagaaatattatcctagtgtttgggagttcgaaGATCCACCGGCTCAACCTTCGTCCCAGACTGGGGGGCAATCATAG
- the LOC112193003 gene encoding ABC transporter B family member 11 isoform X1, which produces MAEENGVNGDTKNHENHAEEEKSSVPINGDQPGSSDSNGDEKVEKIPFSKLFSFADKTDVILMVVGTIGAIGNGSCMPLMTVLFGEMIDSFGSNQNSDIVSVVSKVSLKFVYLAVGAAVAAFLQVSCWMVTGERQAARIRGLYLKTILRQDVAFFDMETNTGEVVGRMSGDTVLIQDAMGEKVGKVLQLLSTFIGGFIIAFIKGWLLTLVMLSSIPLLVASGATMSIIITKMASRGQTAYAKAANVVEQTIGSIRTVASFTGEREAITSYNKYLVDAYKSGVHEGSAAGIGLGLVMCVVFSSYALAVWFGSKMIRENGYTGGEVLNVIVAVLTGSMSLGQTSPCMSAFAAGQAAAYKMFQTISRKPEIDAYDEKGKTLGDISGDIELRDVYFSYPARPDEQIFDGFSLCIPSGTTAALVGQSGSGKSTVISLIERFYDPQAGEVLIDGINLKEFQLKWIRSKIGLVSQEPVLFASSIKENIAYGKDGATSEEIQAAAELANAAKFVDKLPQGLDSLVGEHGTQLSGGQKQRIAIARAILKDPRILLLDEATSALDAESERVVQEALDRIMVNRTTVVVAHRLSTVRNADMIAVIHKGKMVEKGSHLNLLKDPEGAYSQLIRLQEVNKESEQTSDDQNKPEITLASLRQSSQRTSSQRLSFARSLSRNSSVGNSSRHSYSVAFGLPTGLGGIGVQDAAYEETELAPEQPPKVSLRRIAALNKPEIPVLIIGTIAAIINGVILPIFGVLISRVIKTFYEPPHQQKKDAAFWAIIFMILGLISFVVIPARGYFFSVAGSKLIQRIRLLCFERVVHMEVGWFDEPENSSGAIGARLSADAASVRALVGDALAQMVQNMAAAVAGLVIAYIACWQLAFIILALLPLIAVNGYVQIKFMKGFSADAKMMYEEASQVANDAVGSIRTVASFCAEEKVMELYRRKCEGPMKTGIRQGLISGIGFGVSFFFLFCVYATSFYAGAQLVKAGKTTFTDVFQVFFALTMAATGISQSSSFGPDSGKAKTSAASIFAIIDRPSKIDPSNESGTKIDGGVKGEIELRHVSFKYPSRPETPIFRDLNLTIRSGKTVALVGESGSGKSTVVALLQRFYDPDSGHITLDGIELGNYNLKWLRQQMGLVSQEPVLFNDTIRANIAYGKEETATEAEIIAASELANAHKFISTLHQGYDTVVGERGIQLSGGQKQRVAIARAIIKSPKILLLDEATSALDAESERVVQDALDRVMVNRTTVVVAHRLSTIKNADVIAVVKNGVIVEKGKHDNLINITDGFYASLVALHMSSSTA; this is translated from the exons ATGGCTGAGGAGAATGGGGTGAATGGTGATACCAAAAATCATGAAAACCAtgcagaagaagagaaaagctCAGTCCCCATAAATGGGGATCAGCCAGGCTCATCAGATAGCAATGGAGATGAGAAAGTTGAAAAGATTCCTTTCTCCAAGCTATTCTCCTTTGCAGATAAGACTGATGTTATCTTGATGGTTGTCGGCACGATTGGTGCCATTGGGAATGGTTCTTGTATGCCCCTCATGACGGTATTGTTTGGGGAGATGATAGATTCTTTTGGATCTAATCAAAATTCAGACATAGTCTCAGTTGTTTCAAAG GTCTCTCTGAAATTTGTTTACCTGGCTGTGGGAGCAGCTGTGGCAGCATTTCTCC AGGTGTCTTGCTGGATGGTCACAGGGGAAAGACAAGCTGCAAGAATTAGAGGTTTGTATTTGAAAACAATATTGAGACAAGATGTTGCTTTCTTCGATATGGAAACAAACACTGGAGAGGTAGTTGGGAGAATGTCTGGTGACACTGTTCTCATTCAAGATGCCATGGGGGAGAAG GTTGGAAAAGTCTTACAGCTGCTTTCAACATTCATTGGAGGGTTTATAATAGCATTCATCAAAGGGTGGCTTCTCACTCTTGTCATGCTATCCTCTATTCCTTTGCTTGTGGCATCTGGTGCAACGATGTCCATCATTATAACCAAGATGGCATCCCGTGGACAAACTGCTTACGCAAAAGCAGCAAATGTAGTTGAACAAACAATTGGGTCCATTAGAACT GTTGCATCATTTACTGGCGAGAGGGAAGCTATAACTAGTTATAACAAATATCTCGTAGATGCTTACAAATCAGGTGTTCATGAAGGTTCAGCTGCTGGAATAGGTCTTGGCTTGGTTATGTGTGTTGTGTTCAGCTCATATGCCTTGGCTGTATGGTTTGGTTCAAAGATGATAAGGGAAAATGGATATACTGGGGGTGAAGTACTGAATGTGATTGTTGCTGTGTTGACTGGATCTAT GTCTTTAGGGCAGACATCACCATGCATGAGTGCATTTGCTGCTGGTCAAGCTGCAGCTTATAAGATGTTTCAGACTATTAGTAGGAAGCCAGAGATAGATGCTTATGATGAAAAGGGAAAGACTTTGGGTGACATTTCGGGAGACATAGAGTTGAGAGATGTTTATTTCAGCTATCCAGCCAGACCGGATGAGCAAATATTTGACGGGTTCTCTCTTTGTATCCCTAGTGGCACAACTGCTGCTTTGGTTGGACAAAGTGGAAGTGGCAAGTCAACAGTCATCAGTCTGATAGAGAGATTTTATGATCCGCAAGCTGGTGAAGTTTTAATAGATGGCataaacctaaaagaatttCAACTTAAATGGATTCGGAGTAAAATTGGTCTTGTCAGTCAGGAACCTGTCCTGTTTGCATCCAGCATTAAGGAAAATATTGCCTATGGAAAGGATGGTGCTACCTCTGAAGAGATACAAGCAGCAGCTGAGCTTGCAAATGCGGctaaatttgttgataaattgcCTCAG ggCCTTGACAGCTTGGTCGGTGAGCATGGAACTCAGCTGTCTGGTGGGCAGAAGCAGAGAATTGCTATTGCAAGAGCAATTTTGAAAGACCCAAGGATTTTACTTCTGGATGAAGCTACAAGTGCACTTGATGCAGAATCTGAGAGGGTAGTTCAAGAAGCATTGGATAGGATTATGGTTAACCGAACTACTGTTGTTGTCGCTCATCGTTTGAGTACAGTGAGGAATGCAGACATGATTGCTGTCATTCATAAAGGAAAGATGGTTGAAAAAG GTTCACACTTGAATTTACTCAAAGATCCTGAGGGAGCTTACTCTCAGCTTATACGCTTGCAAGAAGTAAACAAAGAGTCAGAACAAACGTCAGACGACCAAAACAAACCTGAAATAACTCTGGCATCTCTTAGACAGTCAAGTCAAAGAACATCGAGTCAAAGACTTTCGTTTGCACGATCCTTAAGTAGAAATTCCTCCGTAGGAAATAGCAGCCGTCACTCATATTCAGTGGCATTTGGTTTACCCACTGGACTTGGAGGCATTGGTGTCCAAGATGCTGCATATGAAGAAACAGAACTAGCACCAGAGCAACCTCCAAAGGTCTCACTCCGCCGCATTGCTGCCCTGAACAAACCTGAGATTCCAGTTCTTATTATTGGAACTATAGCTGCAATCATCAATGGTGTTATACTTCCAATATTTGGTGTGCTCATTTCCAGGGTTATAAAGACTTTCTATGAACCACCTCATCAACAGAAGAAAGATGCAGCATTTTGGGCAATAATTTTTATGATCCTTGGTCTGATATCATTCGTGGTGATCCCAGCACGAGGATATTTCTTTTCAGTAGCTGGCAGCAAGTTAATTCAGCGTATCAGATTATTGTGTTTTGAGAGAGTGGTTCACATGGAGGTTGGGTGGTTTGATGAGCCTGAGAACTCAAGTGGTGCAATTGGTGCAAGGCTCTCAGCAGATGCAGCGTCGGTGAGGGCCCTAGTAGGAGACGCTCTAGCTCAGATGGTTCAAAACATGGCAGCTGCAGTTGCAGGTTTGGTCATTGCTTATATTGCATGTTGGCAGTTGGCATTTATTATCCTCGCACTGCTTCCTCTCATTGCAGTTAACGGATATGTACAAATAAAGTTCATGAAAGGATTCAGCGCAGATGCAAAG ATGATGTATGAGGAGGCAAGCCAAGTTGCTAATGACGCAGTTGGAAGTATAAGAACAGTTGCTTCTTTCTGTGCTGAAGAGAAGGTAATGGAACTATACAGAAGGAAATGTGAAGGCCCTATGAAGACAGGGATAAGACAAGGCTTGATCAGTGGTATAGGATTTGGGgtatctttcttctttttgttttgtgtctacGCAACCAGTTTCTATGCGGGAGCTCAACTCGTGAAGGCTGGCAAAACAACATTTACAGACGTTTTCCAA GTTTTCTTTGCTCTGACCATGGCAGCTACCGGAATTTCTCAATCAAGCTCCTTTGGTCCCGATTCTGGTAAAGCCAAAACTTCTGCTGCTTCCATATTTGCAATAATAGACCGGCCATCAAAGATAGACCCAAGTAACGAGTCTGGTACAAAAATTGATGGTGGTGTGAAAGGAGAGATTGAGCTTCGCCATGTAAGCTTTAAGTATCCATCTAGGCCAGAAACACCTATTTTCCGAGACCTCAATTTAACTATCCGCTCTGGCAAG ACGGTTGCCCTGGTCGGAGAAAGTGGGAGCGGAAAATCAACTGTTGTTGCATTGTTGCAAAGATTTTATGATCCGGATTCAGGTCATATCACACTTGATGGAATTGAACTTGGCAACTACAACTTGAAATGGTTGAGGCAGCAGATGGGACTCGTAAGTCAAGAACCTGTTTTATTTAATGACACCATTCGCGCCAACATTGCGTATGGAAAGGAAGAAACTGCAACTGAGGCAGAAATTATAGCTGCATCAGAGTTGGCCAATGCCCACAAGTTCATCAGTACCCTACACCAG GGCTATGATACCGTAGTAGGAGAACGAGGAATCCAATTATCCGGGGGGCAGAAGCAACGTGTAGCCATTGCGCGTGCTATAATCAAGAGCCCCAAGATATTACTGTTGGATGAAGCTACGAGTGCACTTGATGCCGAATCTGAGAGAGTGGTTCAAGATGCATTAGACCGAGTCATGGTGAACCGGACAACAGTGGTGGTGGCTCATAGACTATCCACAATCAAGAATGCTGATGTGATTGCAGTGGTTAAAAATGGAGTTATAGTAGAGAAAGGGAAGCATGACAATTTGATTAATATCACCGATGGGTTTTATGCATCCCTAGTTGCTCTTCACATGAGCTCTTCAACTGCATGA
- the LOC112193252 gene encoding uncharacterized protein LOC112193252, whose translation MGVMDRGCDVNLEGSTEDPDILGLKSKLSRKEKEITIHGLRRLLIESESTDDTFKVSFALYALATLLIPVTGIEVDPRYLIPLKDPNALGSKNWAKFAFAKLVEGLSSFQATRTGLAGGCIMFLQLFYLDVVGNGICIYPKIGKPVMTWSRDDLKRVYEKVESEGGFKSENVRVTKKYFRGNVLSGTGSVDPSTGIKTTVVDDLSEVRSDVGVVKGDIESLKLTISRLEPDMGRLRRAILTLESTVGQLKANGLGGIVAEAIKQVFEDKSYTYGGNFGNDGLFINEEHQGTEAEQHDDEMPHNKSIIVMSTDKDAYGCDSIDMEEDEAGSFPAVSEISHSDSYLLTYLFSKKVTANDSVGSNEVARHEEWSVSRWDMRSLSPMQCLTCEVLYGMRSRSSMLCSVSLWHSI comes from the exons ATGGGCGTCATGGATAGAGGGTGCGATGTGAATCTTGAAGGAAGCACCGAGGACCCTGATATACTGGGGCTGAAGAGCAAGCTTTCaaggaaggagaaggagatAACCATACATGGTCTGAGGAGGTTGTTGATTGAATCTGAAAGTACCGACGACACTTTTAAGGTCAGCTTTGCTTTGTATGCCCTTGCAACTCTGTTAATCCCAGTTACGGGAATCGAAGTTGATCCAAGATACCTTATACCACTTAAGGATCCTAATGCCCTGGGTTCAAAAAACTGGGCAAAGTTTGCATTCGCCAAGCTTGTTGAAGGGTTGTCATCATTCCAGGCCACGCGGACTGGTTTGGCAGGAGGTTGTATTATGTTCCTTCAATTGTTCTACCTGGACGTTGTTGGCAACGGTATCTGTATATATCCAAAGATTGGGAAACCAGTGATGACGTGGAGCAGAGATGACTTGAAGAGAGTTTATGAAAAAGTGGAGAGCGAGGGCGGATTTAAAAGCGAGAATGTGCGTGTAACAAAGAAGTATTTCAGGGGAAATGTACTTTCAGGGACTGGATCAGTTGATCCCAGCACAGGGATTAAGACAACTGTAGTAGACGATTTATCAGAAGTGAGGTCTGatgttggtgttgtgaaaggGGATATAGAGAGTTTGAAGTTAACGATTAGTCGGTTGGAGCCAGACATGGGTCGATTGAGGAGAGCAATTCTGACACTAGAATCCACGGTTGGGCAACTTAAGGCCAACGGTCTCGGCGGCATTGTTGCTGAAGCAATCAAGCAAGTGTTTGAAGACAAGTCCTACACTTACGGTGGTAATTTTGGGAACGATGGTCTTTTTATCAATGAAGAGCACCAAGGCACAGAAGCTGAGCAACATGACGATGAGATGCCTCATAACAAATCTATCATT GTCATGTCCACTGACAAGGATGCATATGGATGTGACAGCATTGacatggaagaagatgaggCAGGGAGTTTCCCGGCGGTGTCTGAGATATCGCACAGCGACTCATACCTACTGACCTATCTATTCAGCAAGAAGGTTACCGCCAACGACAGTGTTGGGAG CAATGAAGTTGCGAGGCACGAGGAATGGTCTGTTTCTCGATGGGACATGAGGAGCTTGTCCCCAATGCAATGTCTGACCTGTGAG GTACTATATGGCATGCGATCCAGATCAAGTATGCTTTGTTCTGTCAGTCTATGGCATTCAATATGA
- the LOC112193003 gene encoding ABC transporter B family member 4 isoform X2, with translation MVTGERQAARIRGLYLKTILRQDVAFFDMETNTGEVVGRMSGDTVLIQDAMGEKVGKVLQLLSTFIGGFIIAFIKGWLLTLVMLSSIPLLVASGATMSIIITKMASRGQTAYAKAANVVEQTIGSIRTVASFTGEREAITSYNKYLVDAYKSGVHEGSAAGIGLGLVMCVVFSSYALAVWFGSKMIRENGYTGGEVLNVIVAVLTGSMSLGQTSPCMSAFAAGQAAAYKMFQTISRKPEIDAYDEKGKTLGDISGDIELRDVYFSYPARPDEQIFDGFSLCIPSGTTAALVGQSGSGKSTVISLIERFYDPQAGEVLIDGINLKEFQLKWIRSKIGLVSQEPVLFASSIKENIAYGKDGATSEEIQAAAELANAAKFVDKLPQGLDSLVGEHGTQLSGGQKQRIAIARAILKDPRILLLDEATSALDAESERVVQEALDRIMVNRTTVVVAHRLSTVRNADMIAVIHKGKMVEKGSHLNLLKDPEGAYSQLIRLQEVNKESEQTSDDQNKPEITLASLRQSSQRTSSQRLSFARSLSRNSSVGNSSRHSYSVAFGLPTGLGGIGVQDAAYEETELAPEQPPKVSLRRIAALNKPEIPVLIIGTIAAIINGVILPIFGVLISRVIKTFYEPPHQQKKDAAFWAIIFMILGLISFVVIPARGYFFSVAGSKLIQRIRLLCFERVVHMEVGWFDEPENSSGAIGARLSADAASVRALVGDALAQMVQNMAAAVAGLVIAYIACWQLAFIILALLPLIAVNGYVQIKFMKGFSADAKMMYEEASQVANDAVGSIRTVASFCAEEKVMELYRRKCEGPMKTGIRQGLISGIGFGVSFFFLFCVYATSFYAGAQLVKAGKTTFTDVFQVFFALTMAATGISQSSSFGPDSGKAKTSAASIFAIIDRPSKIDPSNESGTKIDGGVKGEIELRHVSFKYPSRPETPIFRDLNLTIRSGKTVALVGESGSGKSTVVALLQRFYDPDSGHITLDGIELGNYNLKWLRQQMGLVSQEPVLFNDTIRANIAYGKEETATEAEIIAASELANAHKFISTLHQGYDTVVGERGIQLSGGQKQRVAIARAIIKSPKILLLDEATSALDAESERVVQDALDRVMVNRTTVVVAHRLSTIKNADVIAVVKNGVIVEKGKHDNLINITDGFYASLVALHMSSSTA, from the exons ATGGTCACAGGGGAAAGACAAGCTGCAAGAATTAGAGGTTTGTATTTGAAAACAATATTGAGACAAGATGTTGCTTTCTTCGATATGGAAACAAACACTGGAGAGGTAGTTGGGAGAATGTCTGGTGACACTGTTCTCATTCAAGATGCCATGGGGGAGAAG GTTGGAAAAGTCTTACAGCTGCTTTCAACATTCATTGGAGGGTTTATAATAGCATTCATCAAAGGGTGGCTTCTCACTCTTGTCATGCTATCCTCTATTCCTTTGCTTGTGGCATCTGGTGCAACGATGTCCATCATTATAACCAAGATGGCATCCCGTGGACAAACTGCTTACGCAAAAGCAGCAAATGTAGTTGAACAAACAATTGGGTCCATTAGAACT GTTGCATCATTTACTGGCGAGAGGGAAGCTATAACTAGTTATAACAAATATCTCGTAGATGCTTACAAATCAGGTGTTCATGAAGGTTCAGCTGCTGGAATAGGTCTTGGCTTGGTTATGTGTGTTGTGTTCAGCTCATATGCCTTGGCTGTATGGTTTGGTTCAAAGATGATAAGGGAAAATGGATATACTGGGGGTGAAGTACTGAATGTGATTGTTGCTGTGTTGACTGGATCTAT GTCTTTAGGGCAGACATCACCATGCATGAGTGCATTTGCTGCTGGTCAAGCTGCAGCTTATAAGATGTTTCAGACTATTAGTAGGAAGCCAGAGATAGATGCTTATGATGAAAAGGGAAAGACTTTGGGTGACATTTCGGGAGACATAGAGTTGAGAGATGTTTATTTCAGCTATCCAGCCAGACCGGATGAGCAAATATTTGACGGGTTCTCTCTTTGTATCCCTAGTGGCACAACTGCTGCTTTGGTTGGACAAAGTGGAAGTGGCAAGTCAACAGTCATCAGTCTGATAGAGAGATTTTATGATCCGCAAGCTGGTGAAGTTTTAATAGATGGCataaacctaaaagaatttCAACTTAAATGGATTCGGAGTAAAATTGGTCTTGTCAGTCAGGAACCTGTCCTGTTTGCATCCAGCATTAAGGAAAATATTGCCTATGGAAAGGATGGTGCTACCTCTGAAGAGATACAAGCAGCAGCTGAGCTTGCAAATGCGGctaaatttgttgataaattgcCTCAG ggCCTTGACAGCTTGGTCGGTGAGCATGGAACTCAGCTGTCTGGTGGGCAGAAGCAGAGAATTGCTATTGCAAGAGCAATTTTGAAAGACCCAAGGATTTTACTTCTGGATGAAGCTACAAGTGCACTTGATGCAGAATCTGAGAGGGTAGTTCAAGAAGCATTGGATAGGATTATGGTTAACCGAACTACTGTTGTTGTCGCTCATCGTTTGAGTACAGTGAGGAATGCAGACATGATTGCTGTCATTCATAAAGGAAAGATGGTTGAAAAAG GTTCACACTTGAATTTACTCAAAGATCCTGAGGGAGCTTACTCTCAGCTTATACGCTTGCAAGAAGTAAACAAAGAGTCAGAACAAACGTCAGACGACCAAAACAAACCTGAAATAACTCTGGCATCTCTTAGACAGTCAAGTCAAAGAACATCGAGTCAAAGACTTTCGTTTGCACGATCCTTAAGTAGAAATTCCTCCGTAGGAAATAGCAGCCGTCACTCATATTCAGTGGCATTTGGTTTACCCACTGGACTTGGAGGCATTGGTGTCCAAGATGCTGCATATGAAGAAACAGAACTAGCACCAGAGCAACCTCCAAAGGTCTCACTCCGCCGCATTGCTGCCCTGAACAAACCTGAGATTCCAGTTCTTATTATTGGAACTATAGCTGCAATCATCAATGGTGTTATACTTCCAATATTTGGTGTGCTCATTTCCAGGGTTATAAAGACTTTCTATGAACCACCTCATCAACAGAAGAAAGATGCAGCATTTTGGGCAATAATTTTTATGATCCTTGGTCTGATATCATTCGTGGTGATCCCAGCACGAGGATATTTCTTTTCAGTAGCTGGCAGCAAGTTAATTCAGCGTATCAGATTATTGTGTTTTGAGAGAGTGGTTCACATGGAGGTTGGGTGGTTTGATGAGCCTGAGAACTCAAGTGGTGCAATTGGTGCAAGGCTCTCAGCAGATGCAGCGTCGGTGAGGGCCCTAGTAGGAGACGCTCTAGCTCAGATGGTTCAAAACATGGCAGCTGCAGTTGCAGGTTTGGTCATTGCTTATATTGCATGTTGGCAGTTGGCATTTATTATCCTCGCACTGCTTCCTCTCATTGCAGTTAACGGATATGTACAAATAAAGTTCATGAAAGGATTCAGCGCAGATGCAAAG ATGATGTATGAGGAGGCAAGCCAAGTTGCTAATGACGCAGTTGGAAGTATAAGAACAGTTGCTTCTTTCTGTGCTGAAGAGAAGGTAATGGAACTATACAGAAGGAAATGTGAAGGCCCTATGAAGACAGGGATAAGACAAGGCTTGATCAGTGGTATAGGATTTGGGgtatctttcttctttttgttttgtgtctacGCAACCAGTTTCTATGCGGGAGCTCAACTCGTGAAGGCTGGCAAAACAACATTTACAGACGTTTTCCAA GTTTTCTTTGCTCTGACCATGGCAGCTACCGGAATTTCTCAATCAAGCTCCTTTGGTCCCGATTCTGGTAAAGCCAAAACTTCTGCTGCTTCCATATTTGCAATAATAGACCGGCCATCAAAGATAGACCCAAGTAACGAGTCTGGTACAAAAATTGATGGTGGTGTGAAAGGAGAGATTGAGCTTCGCCATGTAAGCTTTAAGTATCCATCTAGGCCAGAAACACCTATTTTCCGAGACCTCAATTTAACTATCCGCTCTGGCAAG ACGGTTGCCCTGGTCGGAGAAAGTGGGAGCGGAAAATCAACTGTTGTTGCATTGTTGCAAAGATTTTATGATCCGGATTCAGGTCATATCACACTTGATGGAATTGAACTTGGCAACTACAACTTGAAATGGTTGAGGCAGCAGATGGGACTCGTAAGTCAAGAACCTGTTTTATTTAATGACACCATTCGCGCCAACATTGCGTATGGAAAGGAAGAAACTGCAACTGAGGCAGAAATTATAGCTGCATCAGAGTTGGCCAATGCCCACAAGTTCATCAGTACCCTACACCAG GGCTATGATACCGTAGTAGGAGAACGAGGAATCCAATTATCCGGGGGGCAGAAGCAACGTGTAGCCATTGCGCGTGCTATAATCAAGAGCCCCAAGATATTACTGTTGGATGAAGCTACGAGTGCACTTGATGCCGAATCTGAGAGAGTGGTTCAAGATGCATTAGACCGAGTCATGGTGAACCGGACAACAGTGGTGGTGGCTCATAGACTATCCACAATCAAGAATGCTGATGTGATTGCAGTGGTTAAAAATGGAGTTATAGTAGAGAAAGGGAAGCATGACAATTTGATTAATATCACCGATGGGTTTTATGCATCCCTAGTTGCTCTTCACATGAGCTCTTCAACTGCATGA